The nucleotide window attcaaattcctcttctccttcctcctttcttctctctgtttttcttcttcttcttctctttcgaTTTGGGAGGTTTTATAGATATGGCGTGGTCGTCGGAAACGGTACCGTATTGCGGGTGGAACGAGCGGCATGTGAGGAACGCGAAGGGGAAGGTCGAGGCTCGTTATTATCTGGAGAGGAAAGACGGAGGTGTAGATCTGGCTGTCGTAGGGAGGGTGAAGAGCTCTTCTAAGCGCATGTCGTTTAGGTACGCCTCGAAGGAGAATCACTCCGTCTTGAAGAAGCTTGGTTCGGTAGAAGACGTCAAGGGTTGGCTCGATTCGATTGTTTCGGGTAATTTTTCTCAATCTCAATctcgatttcttcttcttcttcttctttctcttgtgGTGTTTTCTAGATTTGTATTGGGTGGTGTCCTTTTTGGGTTTTAAAGCTCAGATCTGGAATCGTATTAGCTCTAAAAGAGGTTTTATGATTGCGAAttcgttttgatttttttaaaaaaaatttgatttttttcattggGATGAGGAGATTTTGATACGATTTTGCAACCCTTTTTGTTTCGTTCGATGATTTTGATTAAGAGGGTAGAATAGATCGCTTGTGAGATAGAAGATAGCATGAAGGGTCTGAAGCCGTGGCTAAATCTAAATCTCAaagtctctgtttttcttttagATTTAGCGTTTATTGCTTTGATAGAGAGTTTCTGTTGAATCCTTTGGATTTGTATGTTAGATCTCAAGTCCTGTAGGTTGGCGGCTTAGAAataaaagaggaagaagaggagaacGTTATAATTAGCCCAACGTTATCTTTTGACTTCTGGTAGAAGAGAGAAAGTCTCAACCTTTTGAATTTGTTtctgacaaaaaaaacttaaactcaCGAGCTTCCACAACCTTTTATCATGCCTTCTAAAAGTTAGCTTCTGGAGAGCGCTTTTAAAAACATAGCTTCTGGTTTGAAAGGAAAAAGATAGGGTGATTAATTGACTCTCAAGTTATGATTGAGTCATGTGATTGTCTGCTAGGAGTTTTTTAAACCAAAGGCTTGTGTAGGGGGTTAATGAGGTacttatttgtttgtttgtttgcaggATATGTTAGTGGAAAGATTTGTTCTTTTGTGTTAGAACTCTTACATCGTTTCGTTGCGCCTTTTGCAGCTAAATCTATTAATGACTTAAATTTTGCTGCAGACAGATCCGCTCTCCACCTTTTGGTACTGAGCATGTCTGCACCAATtgactttttcttcttctttaagtTCCGTTGTACTGAGATGACATGTGTTGAAATTTTACTgatctgtttttgtttcttatttttattcaatttctTAGGTGAGATGCCTCATGTAGCTGATGTACCGGCTACTACCATGACTGAACAAGCTGCTGGAGGATTCAACATTCGCACTTCTATGGTATTGCTTTCAATCAacttttaggatttttttttaaattttcttcgCCGTATCAGAGTGGCTCCGTGTTAGAAAACAATATGTTGAatctccttttttttgtttcttttcagaGTGGTAAATATCAAAAGCCTATTCATCCGACCATTGATTTTTCCTGGATGGGTTCGTCTTGGACTTGCAGGAAACGGCGTAGGCATTATCCGTCTTTCTCCCGGAATGGTGTCAAAGTCTCGGTGAGTTTCTATTGATTTGTGATGTTTTCTGTATgtagttatattatgtttcttTTCATTTGGACAAAAACTGACGTTTCTTTTCATTGCAGGTGAATGATTTTGTGTATGTTTTAGCGGAGCAAAACAAGAGACTCGTCGCGTACTTGGAAGACCTTTATGAGGATTCCAAAGGCAACAAGATGGTCGTGGTACGATGGTTTCACAAAACTGATGAAGTTGGTGTTGTTTTGTCTGATGAAACTGTTGACAGAGAGATTTTCTTTTCTCGTTGTCTTCAAGATATCAAAATCGAATGCATAGATGGATTGGCCACTGTCCTCAGTCCTGAGCATTATGATAAATTTCTCAAGTTGCCAATGTCTGTTCAGCTACCACCTTTCTTCTGCCAGAAAATATATGGAGATGATGGTTTAAAGCCGTATGACATCACGCAGTTACAAGGCTACTGGCGACAAGAAATGCTAAGATACTTGAATGTTTCCATTCTTAAGTCGGGTGAAGGTGCTCAGACACTTGGCACTGACTCAGCAACAGGAGCTTCTCTTGTTGGCTGTGTTGGAATTAGATCCAAACGGCGCCGTTCTGCAGATGGCATCACAGATGACTGCAAAGCTAGCCCTGATTCTGTTGACGTGGAGGCTTTAGAAGCTTCTATGTGCAAGGAAGAAAAAGATGGTTATTACCTGAAAAAGGGTTCTCTGATTGAAGTTCTTTCCCAAGATAGTGGCATCAGAGGTTGTTGGTTGAAGGCTTTGATAGTGAAGAAACACAAGGACAAGGTTAAGGTCCAGTACCAAGACATTACGGATGCAGATGATGAATCTAAAAAGCTAGAGGTACATATTCGGAAACCCACCCTTCGGTTTTGTTTTCTACCTTCCACTGTGTTAACATGTTTCATTTATTGGTTGCAGGAGTGGATTTTGGCATCTCGTGTTGCTGATAGCGATCACCTGGGTCTTAGAACCGCAGGACGGAAGATAGTACGCCCAGTTCTGAAGCCCAGCAACGAAAATAATGTATGGGTTGTCGGTGTTGGTATGCCTGTGGATGTGTGGTGGTGTGATGGATGGTGGGAAGGGATCGTGGTGGAGAAAGTTTCAGAAGAGAAATTTGAAGTTTACCTGCCAGGTGAGTTAAGACTTTAGATATGAATGGAAGTATGATAGTAGATTTGTTGAAGGTATATATCTAACTGTTGTTTTGTTGGTTGTTTCCTCAGGTGAAAAGAAAATGTCTTCCTTCCATCGCAGTGATCTTAGACAGTCTATAGAATGGTCGGCAGATGAGTGGGTACACATAAATTCAAGATCTGATCTCGTGAGTTCTGTCCTATCCTTGATGAAGGAGAACGAGGTCGAGGTGAAACATGATGAAAAGCTATCTGAAGTTGTTGTGATGTCACCAAAGGGTGAAGCTAAACCCACCATCTCTCTTCCGGTAGCTACATCCGATAAGCCATCTACTAAGCAGCCAGTTCCAGATCTTCTAAAAGACGTCTTAGTCTCTGATTTAAACTGGGAGCCATCGAAGAAGCGGAAAAGAACTGCCAGTTACTGCAAACACAAGCCTAGCGCGACTGAAGGTTTGTCGCGTGAAAGATCCTTGGATTGTAAGAAGTGCAGTTCCATGGGAGATTCTCTGTTTAGCTCTTCCGTTGTTGGCTGGAGGAAGCGTAATCGAATTGTTAGTTGCTGCCCCCACAAGCCTAGCCTAACTGATGGTTTCTCTTGTGAAAAGCCCTTGGACTGTGAGAACGGCAAGTTCATGGGAGACTCCGTGTTCGGCTCCTCGGTTGGGCAGCCTTTGACTGGTCTAGTAATGTcaagatgatgatcagctttgGGGATTGGAGTGTGTGTGTTTCGTCTTGTGAGGTACATATGGGGCATTTGCTTAATGCGGTGTTGGTGTTGGGTTTTAGATTATTGTGACTCGCAAGATTTTCTTTCGGATTTATAGGTTTTTAGCTCGTCATGGCATCCAAATTCGTTTGTGTATGTGTAACAATAGGCATTAGAGCTTTCAATACAAGCTGCAAGTTTTGGGTGCAATAGAAGGGTAGGTAATGGCATTACCTCGCTAGGTGTTTTAGACGCTAAACAGTGTTTTTTCTTAGaattaattttatctttttctttctttagcaTAGAGAActgatttgtttttcttttctggtGTGGTGGGATCTTTCGTTTCATATAAACTATGTATTATCAAATAAAACCAAATCTCTTTTACCTTGAGTTTACCTCCAGTGTtcatataatgtatatatatactctttCGTACATGTCTTGAATTGTGTAAGCTGATGTGAGGCTCACTGATTATATGAAACTTTGGAGCATTGGTTTGTGAATTTGTTTTGATATCTTCCGAGTTACAGCACACATGATTATGTTACCGGTACGTTAGTAATTCTATCCTTGTCCATGTCCCCATAAGGGTTTTGTGGGAGCATTAAGACGGGACCAGCAAATGAAATGGATCTTCTTAGGTTGCAAGTTTAGCTGGTAACAAGTGATGTTGAGGAGATTGGGAAACCTATCATTTATTCAGTTTTAATATATCTCATTGAGTGCATCGAGTGTAAAGAGCAATTGTTATAAACCCTTAACTTTGATGAAAAGGAGTGTTTGATCTTATTCCGCTTTTTGCTATTAATGATTGGATATACCAAAGGGGGGTATGCTTGATTCCTGTTTTATTTGTCTTCCTTGTACAACGAGAGACATTGTAATGGCTTCTCTGTCTAAAATCGTAGACCAAAAGCTTGGAGCATCATCAAGAAGCAAGCTCTCCATAACAAGTGAAAGCTACTTTCGCATTTCTATCCATGCCCCTTGTTcgtattgtttttttctttctgttttttgCTTTGCTTCTAGTATAGTTACTCTTCAAACACTTCTTGTTTTAGAATCATTCAactctttgtttttgttttggataATGATTTCGTCTGTAATCAGATTCAGGAGATTGTTTTATCAGCAGACATCAGATGTAGCGACTGCCAAGAGAAGATCGCTGACATTCTTGACATGTCACATATTCACAGGTGACCGGAGAGTCACCAAATCATATGGGGAAGCCCCTTCTCTGCAAAATGTCCACCTTCAAGCGTAGGATATTTCCTTCTTCCaggaaacaacaacaacaactcaatGTTGCTTAGTTCTTATTTTTATCATCATCCTCTTTGTAATA belongs to Brassica rapa cultivar Chiifu-401-42 chromosome A07, CAAS_Brap_v3.01, whole genome shotgun sequence and includes:
- the LOC103831269 gene encoding uncharacterized protein LOC103831269 isoform X1, whose amino-acid sequence is MAWSSETVPYCGWNERHVRNAKGKVEARYYLERKDGGVDLAVVGRVKSSSKRMSFRYASKENHSVLKKLGSVEDVKGWLDSIVSGEMPHVADVPATTMTEQAAGGFNIRTSMSGKYQKPIHPTIDFSWMGSSWTCRKRRRHYPSFSRNGVKVSVNDFVYVLAEQNKRLVAYLEDLYEDSKGNKMVVVRWFHKTDEVGVVLSDETVDREIFFSRCLQDIKIECIDGLATVLSPEHYDKFLKLPMSVQLPPFFCQKIYGDDGLKPYDITQLQGYWRQEMLRYLNVSILKSGEGAQTLGTDSATGASLVGCVGIRSKRRRSADGITDDCKASPDSVDVEALEASMCKEEKDGYYLKKGSLIEVLSQDSGIRGCWLKALIVKKHKDKVKVQYQDITDADDESKKLEEWILASRVADSDHLGLRTAGRKIVRPVLKPSNENNVWVVGVGMPVDVWWCDGWWEGIVVEKVSEEKFEVYLPGEKKMSSFHRSDLRQSIEWSADEWVHINSRSDLVSSVLSLMKENEVEVKHDEKLSEVVVMSPKGEAKPTISLPVATSDKPSTKQPVPDLLKDVLVSDLNWEPSKKRKRTASYCKHKPSATEGLSRERSLDCKKCSSMGDSLFSSSVVGWRKRNRIVSCCPHKPSLTDGFSCEKPLDCENGKFMGDSVFGSSVGQPLTGLVMSR
- the LOC103831269 gene encoding uncharacterized protein LOC103831269 isoform X2; this translates as MPHVADVPATTMTEQAAGGFNIRTSMSGKYQKPIHPTIDFSWMGSSWTCRKRRRHYPSFSRNGVKVSVNDFVYVLAEQNKRLVAYLEDLYEDSKGNKMVVVRWFHKTDEVGVVLSDETVDREIFFSRCLQDIKIECIDGLATVLSPEHYDKFLKLPMSVQLPPFFCQKIYGDDGLKPYDITQLQGYWRQEMLRYLNVSILKSGEGAQTLGTDSATGASLVGCVGIRSKRRRSADGITDDCKASPDSVDVEALEASMCKEEKDGYYLKKGSLIEVLSQDSGIRGCWLKALIVKKHKDKVKVQYQDITDADDESKKLEEWILASRVADSDHLGLRTAGRKIVRPVLKPSNENNVWVVGVGMPVDVWWCDGWWEGIVVEKVSEEKFEVYLPGEKKMSSFHRSDLRQSIEWSADEWVHINSRSDLVSSVLSLMKENEVEVKHDEKLSEVVVMSPKGEAKPTISLPVATSDKPSTKQPVPDLLKDVLVSDLNWEPSKKRKRTASYCKHKPSATEGLSRERSLDCKKCSSMGDSLFSSSVVGWRKRNRIVSCCPHKPSLTDGFSCEKPLDCENGKFMGDSVFGSSVGQPLTGLVMSR
- the LOC117126448 gene encoding LOW QUALITY PROTEIN: uncharacterized protein LOC117126448 (The sequence of the model RefSeq protein was modified relative to this genomic sequence to represent the inferred CDS: inserted 4 bases in 2 codons; deleted 1 base in 1 codon), which translates into the protein MLDSCFICLPCTTRDIVMASLSKIVDQKLGASSRSKLSITSEXATFAFLSMPLIQEIVLSADIRCSDCQEKIADIXLTCHIFTGDRRVTKSYGEALLCKMSTFKRRIFPSSRKQQQQLNVA